The Streptomyces sp. Mut1 genome window below encodes:
- a CDS encoding RNA polymerase sigma factor has product MQTRTVTDTESLPAIPVQAGAARHPEAVMEESVEPDEPPRPRGRPETGPTSDLFRQYLREIGRIPLLTAADEVELARRVEAGLFAEERLARTPDPDTRLAVDLDRLVVMGRTAKRRLIEANLRLVVSVAKRYVGRGLTMLDLVQEGNLGLIRAVEKFDYARGYKFSTYATWWIRQAMSRALADQARTIRVPVHVVELINRVVRVQRRMLQERGYEPTPEEVAAHLDLTPERVGEILRLAQEPVSLHAPVGEEDDVSLGDLIEDGDAASPVESAAFLLLRRHLEAVLSTLGERERKVVQLRYGLADGRPRTLEEIGRLFGVTRERIRQIESKTLNKLRDHALADQLRGYLD; this is encoded by the coding sequence GTGCAGACCCGGACCGTGACCGATACCGAGAGCCTCCCTGCCATCCCCGTGCAGGCCGGGGCCGCGCGCCACCCCGAGGCGGTCATGGAGGAGTCCGTGGAGCCGGACGAGCCCCCTCGGCCGCGCGGCCGGCCGGAGACCGGTCCCACCTCCGACCTGTTCCGCCAGTACCTGCGCGAGATCGGCCGCATCCCGCTGCTCACCGCCGCCGACGAGGTCGAACTCGCCCGCCGCGTCGAGGCCGGCCTGTTCGCCGAGGAACGCCTCGCCCGCACCCCCGACCCGGACACCCGCCTCGCCGTCGACCTGGACCGCCTCGTCGTCATGGGCCGGACGGCCAAGCGCCGCCTCATCGAGGCCAACCTGCGTCTGGTGGTCTCGGTGGCCAAACGCTACGTGGGCCGCGGCCTGACCATGCTCGACCTCGTCCAGGAGGGGAACCTCGGCCTGATCCGGGCCGTGGAGAAGTTCGACTACGCCCGCGGCTACAAGTTCTCGACGTACGCGACGTGGTGGATCCGGCAGGCCATGTCCCGCGCCCTCGCCGACCAGGCCCGGACCATAAGGGTCCCGGTCCACGTCGTCGAGCTGATCAACCGCGTCGTCCGGGTCCAGCGCCGCATGCTCCAGGAACGCGGCTACGAGCCCACGCCCGAGGAGGTCGCCGCCCACCTCGACCTCACGCCCGAACGGGTCGGCGAGATCCTGCGCCTCGCCCAGGAACCCGTCTCCCTGCACGCCCCGGTCGGCGAGGAGGACGACGTCTCGCTCGGCGACCTCATCGAGGACGGGGACGCCGCGTCCCCCGTGGAGTCCGCGGCCTTCCTGCTGCTGCGCCGGCACCTGGAGGCCGTTCTCTCCACCCTGGGGGAGCGCGAACGCAAAGTGGTCCAGCTGCGCTACGGGCTGGCCGACGGCCGGCCCCGCACCCTGGAGGAGATCGGCCGCCTCTTCGGCGTGACGCGCGAACGCATCCGCCAGATCGAGTCCAAGACCCTCAACAAGCTGCGCGACCACGCCCTGGCCGACCAGCTCCGCGGCTACCTCGACTGA
- a CDS encoding deoxyguanosinetriphosphate triphosphohydrolase, producing MNGTDGTQHPGAAPYGPADAERWDPEPDKRPGRTAFQRDRARVLHSAALRRLAGKTQVVTPGTRSPAWDASPRTRLTHSLECAQVGRELGAALGCDPDLVEAACLSHDMGHPPFGHNGEQALNDFASDCGGFEGNAQSLRLLTRLEPKRFVPDTRTGDLVSVGLNLTRAALDAATKYPWPRAAHPTDPGSPKFGVYEDDLPVFEWFREGAPLHRKCFEAQVMDWSDDVAYSVHDFEDGLHAGHIDPNCLEAEPERQEIWGVAVGRYVPADTDPGELAEALDRLIAQEWWPHGYDGSAVAQARLKDATSQLIGRFCLAAETATREAYGTGRLGRYGAELVVPRGARNECAVLKAIADRYVMQRAEQEEIRAGQRIVIAELAAALTARAPEGLEPQLRALYEAAPDDRARKRVVVDQIAALTDASARSLHRALTAPRV from the coding sequence ATGAACGGCACGGACGGCACACAGCACCCCGGGGCGGCGCCCTACGGCCCGGCCGACGCCGAGCGCTGGGACCCCGAGCCGGACAAACGACCGGGCCGCACCGCCTTCCAGCGCGACCGCGCCCGCGTGCTCCACTCCGCCGCGCTGCGCAGGCTCGCCGGGAAGACCCAGGTCGTCACGCCGGGCACCCGCAGCCCGGCCTGGGACGCCAGCCCGCGTACCCGGCTCACCCACTCCCTGGAGTGCGCCCAGGTCGGCCGCGAGCTCGGCGCCGCCCTCGGCTGCGACCCCGACCTGGTCGAGGCGGCCTGCCTCTCCCACGACATGGGCCACCCGCCCTTCGGCCACAACGGCGAGCAGGCGCTCAACGACTTCGCGTCCGACTGCGGCGGCTTCGAGGGCAACGCCCAGTCGCTGCGGCTGCTGACCCGTCTCGAACCCAAGCGCTTCGTCCCCGACACCCGCACCGGCGACCTGGTCAGCGTCGGGCTCAACCTCACCCGCGCCGCGCTCGACGCCGCCACCAAATACCCCTGGCCCCGGGCCGCGCACCCCACCGACCCCGGCTCACCCAAATTCGGGGTCTACGAGGACGACCTCCCGGTCTTCGAGTGGTTCCGCGAGGGCGCCCCGCTTCACCGCAAGTGCTTCGAGGCCCAGGTCATGGACTGGTCCGACGACGTGGCGTACTCCGTCCACGACTTCGAGGACGGGCTGCACGCCGGGCACATCGACCCCAACTGCCTGGAGGCCGAGCCGGAACGCCAGGAGATCTGGGGCGTCGCCGTCGGACGGTACGTCCCGGCCGACACCGACCCGGGGGAACTGGCCGAGGCCCTGGACCGGCTCATCGCCCAGGAGTGGTGGCCGCACGGCTACGACGGGTCCGCCGTCGCCCAGGCCCGGCTGAAGGACGCCACCAGCCAGCTGATCGGCCGGTTCTGCCTCGCCGCCGAGACCGCCACCCGCGAGGCGTACGGCACCGGACGCCTCGGCAGGTACGGCGCCGAGCTCGTCGTCCCCCGGGGCGCGCGCAACGAGTGCGCGGTGCTCAAGGCCATCGCCGACCGCTACGTCATGCAGCGCGCCGAACAGGAGGAGATCCGGGCCGGCCAGCGGATCGTCATCGCCGAGCTGGCCGCCGCGCTGACCGCCCGCGCCCCCGAGGGCCTGGAGCCGCAGCTGCGCGCGCTGTACGAGGCGGCGCCCGACGACCGGGCCCGCAAGCGGGTCGTCGTCGACCAGATCGCCGCCCTCACCGACGCGTCGGCCCGATCCCTGCACCGCGCGCTCACCGCACCCCGCGTCTGA
- a CDS encoding sirohydrochlorin chelatase has protein sequence MHRIRYPSPPGHASGTAPAAPALVAVAHGSRDPRALHTVTELLARVRELRPGLDVRLGHIELNAPLLPETLHALGSGDAVLVPLLLGRGHHVKHDIPAAVAAAPAPRARTAGPLGPHPLLVEALHGRLTEAGWHPSDRGSRDSAVVLAAAGSRDPESAADTRRTARLLGERLGGVPVVPAYASAAAPTVRAAVRALAARGHRRIAIASYFTAPGRFASAAAAGAPWIAAAPLGAHPAVARLLLHRYDRARAGGAPEYETLMNTRFPAPA, from the coding sequence ATGCACCGCATCCGATACCCGAGCCCGCCCGGCCACGCGAGCGGCACCGCGCCCGCAGCCCCCGCCCTGGTCGCCGTCGCCCACGGCAGCCGGGACCCGCGCGCCCTGCACACCGTGACCGAACTCCTCGCACGGGTGCGCGAGCTGCGTCCCGGGCTCGACGTCCGCCTCGGGCACATCGAGCTCAACGCACCGCTCCTCCCGGAGACCCTGCACGCCCTCGGCAGCGGTGACGCCGTCCTCGTACCGCTGCTGCTCGGGCGCGGGCACCACGTCAAGCACGACATCCCCGCCGCCGTCGCCGCGGCCCCCGCCCCGCGCGCCCGGACCGCGGGCCCGCTCGGGCCGCACCCGCTGCTGGTGGAGGCGCTGCACGGCCGGCTCACCGAGGCGGGCTGGCACCCCTCGGACCGGGGGAGCCGCGACAGCGCGGTCGTGCTCGCCGCCGCCGGATCGCGCGACCCCGAATCGGCCGCCGACACCCGGCGCACCGCACGGCTGCTCGGGGAACGGCTCGGCGGGGTGCCCGTCGTACCCGCGTACGCCTCCGCCGCCGCGCCCACCGTCCGGGCCGCCGTGCGCGCGCTCGCCGCCCGGGGCCACCGCCGGATCGCCATCGCCTCGTACTTCACCGCACCCGGGCGGTTCGCCTCCGCGGCGGCGGCCGGGGCGCCCTGGATCGCCGCAGCCCCGCTCGGCGCCCACCCGGCGGTGGCCCGGCTGCTCCTGCACCGCTACGACCGGGCGCGGGCGGGCGGCGCACCGGAGTACGAAACCCTGATGAACACACGTTTCCCGGCCCCCGCCTGA
- a CDS encoding ABC transporter ATP-binding protein produces the protein MAGPGGRMMAGGAPTERSMDFKGSSKRLLKRFGVEKNTLYAMLAGIALSVGLSVVGPKVLGKATDLVFAGVVGRGLEAGTTKEQAVEGLRRTNSGLADVMSTVDFTPGQGIDFTAVAQVLLVALTVYLGAGLLMLVSTRLAIRVINGVVFQLREDIQTKLSRLPLSYFDRAKRGDVLSRATNDIDNISQTMQQTMGQLINSLLTIIGVLVMMFWISPLLALVALVTVPLSVVVATKVGKRSQPHFVQQWKVTGKLNAHIEEMYTGHTLVKVFGRQQESARDFAEQNEALYEAGFKAQFNSGIMQPLMMFVSNLNYVLIAVVGGLRVASGTLSIGDVQAFIQYSRQFSMPLTQVASMANLVQSGVASAERIFELLDADEQEPDPAKDKGEHPGILRGSVALEKVAFRYDPEKPLIEDLSLNVEPGHTVAIVGPTGAGKTTLVNLLMRFYEVTGGRITLDGVDIAKMSRADLRSGIGMVLQDTWLFGGTIAENIAYGASGDVTREQIEEAAKAAHADRFIRTLPDGYDTVIDDDGAGVSAGEKQLITIARAFLSDPVILVLDEATSSVDTRTEVLIQKAMAGLAHGRTSFVIAHRLSTIRDADIILVMENGSIVEQGTHDELLAADGAYARLYAAQFAQAVVEVD, from the coding sequence ATGGCCGGGCCTGGCGGACGCATGATGGCGGGCGGGGCGCCGACCGAGCGGTCCATGGACTTCAAGGGGTCCTCGAAGCGGCTGCTGAAACGCTTCGGCGTCGAGAAGAACACCCTGTACGCGATGCTGGCGGGCATAGCGCTGAGCGTCGGGCTCTCCGTGGTCGGCCCGAAGGTCCTCGGCAAGGCGACGGACCTGGTGTTCGCCGGGGTCGTCGGCCGGGGCCTGGAGGCGGGGACGACGAAGGAGCAGGCCGTCGAGGGCCTGCGCAGGACCAACAGCGGCCTGGCCGACGTGATGTCCACGGTGGACTTCACACCGGGGCAGGGCATCGACTTCACCGCGGTGGCCCAGGTGCTGCTCGTGGCGCTGACGGTGTACCTCGGCGCCGGTCTGCTGATGCTGGTGTCGACGCGGCTGGCGATCCGGGTGATCAACGGGGTCGTCTTCCAGCTGCGCGAGGACATCCAGACGAAGCTGTCGCGGCTGCCGCTGTCGTACTTCGACCGCGCCAAGCGCGGCGACGTGCTGAGCCGGGCGACCAACGACATCGACAACATCTCGCAGACGATGCAGCAGACGATGGGCCAGCTCATCAACTCACTGCTGACGATCATCGGCGTGCTGGTGATGATGTTCTGGATCTCGCCGCTGCTGGCGCTGGTCGCACTGGTGACGGTGCCGCTGTCGGTGGTCGTGGCGACGAAGGTCGGCAAGCGTTCGCAGCCGCACTTCGTCCAGCAGTGGAAGGTGACGGGCAAGCTCAACGCCCACATCGAGGAGATGTACACCGGGCACACCCTGGTGAAGGTCTTCGGCCGGCAGCAGGAGTCCGCGCGGGACTTCGCCGAGCAGAACGAGGCGCTGTACGAGGCCGGGTTCAAGGCGCAGTTCAACAGCGGGATCATGCAGCCGCTGATGATGTTCGTCTCGAACCTGAACTATGTGCTGATCGCCGTGGTCGGTGGACTGCGGGTGGCGTCCGGCACGCTCTCGATCGGTGATGTACAGGCGTTCATCCAGTACTCGCGGCAGTTCTCGATGCCGCTGACCCAGGTCGCCTCGATGGCGAACCTGGTGCAGTCGGGGGTGGCGTCGGCGGAGCGGATCTTCGAGCTGCTGGACGCCGACGAGCAGGAGCCCGACCCGGCGAAGGACAAGGGCGAGCACCCCGGCATCCTGCGCGGCAGCGTCGCGCTGGAGAAGGTGGCGTTCCGCTACGACCCGGAGAAGCCGCTCATCGAGGACCTGTCGCTGAACGTCGAACCGGGCCACACGGTCGCGATCGTCGGCCCGACGGGCGCCGGCAAGACGACGCTGGTCAACCTCCTGATGCGGTTCTACGAGGTGACGGGCGGCCGGATCACGCTCGACGGGGTCGACATCGCGAAGATGTCGCGGGCCGATCTGCGGTCGGGCATCGGCATGGTCCTCCAGGACACCTGGCTGTTCGGCGGGACCATCGCGGAGAACATCGCGTACGGGGCGTCGGGCGACGTCACCCGGGAGCAGATCGAGGAGGCGGCGAAGGCGGCCCACGCCGACCGCTTCATCCGTACCCTGCCGGACGGTTACGACACGGTGATCGACGACGACGGCGCCGGGGTCAGCGCGGGCGAGAAGCAGTTGATCACCATCGCCCGCGCGTTCCTGTCAGACCCGGTGATACTGGTGCTGGACGAGGCGACCAGCTCCGTCGACACCCGTACCGAGGTGCTGATCCAGAAGGCGATGGCGGGCCTCGCGCACGGCCGTACGAGCTTCGTGATCGCGCACCGGCTCTCCACCATCCGGGACGCCGACATCATCCTGGTCATGGAGAACGGGTCGATCGTCGAGCAGGGCACGCACGACGAACTGCTGGCGGCCGACGGCGCGTACGCCCGGCTGTACGCGGCGCAGTTCGCCCAGGCGGTCGTCGAGGTCGACTGA
- a CDS encoding NAD(P)/FAD-dependent oxidoreductase → MVDAHRTFVIVGGGLAGAKAAQTLRSEGFSGRVILIGDERDHPYERPPLSKGYLAGKEERDSVFVHETAWYASADIELHLGQPVTALNRDARSVELGDGAVIHYDKLLLATGAEPRRLDVPGTDLAGVHHLRRLAHADRLRNVLAALGRDNGHLVIAGAGWIGLEVAAAARGYGAEVTVVEPEATPLLRVIGPELGQIFTELHSDHGVRFHFGGRLTEIVGQDGMVLAVRTDDGEEHPAHDVLAAIGAAPRTALAEAAGLDIAPREQGGGIAVDASLRTSDPHIHAAGDVACAVHPLLGSRLRVEHWANALNSGPAAARAMLGQDVSYDRVPYFFSDQYDLGLEYSGWAPPGSYDQVVIRGDAGKRRFIAFWLKDRTVLAGMNVNVWDVTETVQKLIRAGRPVDPDALADPSVPLESLI, encoded by the coding sequence GTGGTCGACGCACATCGGACGTTCGTCATCGTCGGCGGAGGACTCGCAGGGGCGAAGGCAGCCCAGACCCTCCGGTCGGAGGGTTTCAGCGGCCGGGTCATCCTGATCGGCGACGAGCGCGACCATCCCTACGAACGCCCGCCGCTGTCCAAGGGGTACCTCGCGGGGAAGGAGGAGCGCGACAGCGTCTTCGTCCACGAGACCGCCTGGTACGCGTCGGCCGATATCGAACTCCACCTCGGCCAGCCCGTCACCGCCCTGAACCGCGACGCCCGCTCCGTGGAGCTGGGCGACGGCGCCGTCATCCACTACGACAAGCTGCTGCTGGCCACCGGCGCCGAGCCGCGCCGCCTTGATGTGCCCGGCACGGACCTCGCGGGCGTCCACCACCTGCGCCGCCTCGCCCACGCCGACCGGCTGCGCAACGTGCTGGCCGCGCTCGGCCGCGACAACGGCCACCTGGTGATCGCCGGGGCCGGCTGGATCGGCCTGGAGGTCGCGGCGGCGGCCCGCGGCTACGGCGCCGAGGTCACCGTCGTCGAACCGGAGGCCACCCCGCTGCTGCGGGTCATCGGCCCCGAACTGGGCCAGATCTTCACCGAGCTGCACAGCGACCACGGCGTCCGCTTCCACTTCGGCGGCCGGCTCACCGAGATCGTCGGCCAGGACGGCATGGTCCTCGCCGTGCGCACCGACGACGGCGAGGAGCACCCCGCCCACGACGTGCTCGCCGCGATCGGCGCCGCCCCGCGCACCGCGCTCGCCGAGGCGGCCGGCCTCGACATCGCCCCGCGCGAACAGGGCGGCGGCATCGCGGTCGACGCCTCGCTGCGCACCAGCGATCCGCACATCCACGCCGCCGGTGACGTGGCGTGCGCGGTCCACCCGCTGCTCGGCTCCCGGCTCCGCGTGGAGCACTGGGCCAACGCCCTGAACAGCGGCCCGGCGGCGGCCCGCGCCATGCTCGGCCAGGACGTCAGCTACGACCGGGTGCCGTACTTCTTCTCCGACCAGTACGACCTCGGCCTCGAATACTCCGGCTGGGCGCCCCCGGGCAGCTACGACCAGGTCGTCATCCGGGGCGACGCGGGCAAGCGCCGCTTCATCGCGTTCTGGCTGAAGGACCGCACCGTGCTCGCCGGGATGAACGTGAACGTGTGGGATGTCACGGAGACCGTGCAGAAGCTGATCAGGGCCGGCCGGCCGGTCGACCCGGACGCCCTGGCCGACCCGTCGGTACCGCTGGAGTCCCTGATCTGA
- a CDS encoding ABC transporter ATP-binding protein translates to MLIKLLRAYLAPYKKPLAVLVVFQLLQTSATLYLPTLNADIIDNGVVKGDTGYILQSGGVMLVVSIAQVVCNIGAVYIGARTASALGRDVRASVFDRVQSFSSREVGRFGAPSLITRTTNDVQQIQMLVLMSFTLMVSAPIMCIGGVVMALGQDVPLSAVLLAVVPVLGIAVSLIVRKMRPLFRLMQERLDTVNRVLREQITGNRVIRAFVRDDYEEGRFRGANTELTDVTLSTGRLMALMFPTVMTVVNVSSIVVVWFGAHRIDSGGMEIGALTAFLAYLMQIVMSVMMATFMFIMVPRAEVCAERIQDVLETDSSVVPPSEPVRELRAHGHLEVRGADFRYPGAEEPVLRSVDLVARPGETTAIIGSTGSGKSTLLGLVPRLFDVSDGQVLVDGTDVRTLDPVLLAKTVSLVPQKPYLFSGTVATNLRYGNPDATDEELWHALEVAQAKEFVEGLEHGLDAPIAQGGTNVSGGQRQRLSIARTLVQQPEIYLFDDSFSALDYATDAALRAALLRETARATVVIVAQRVSTIRDADRIIVLDEGRVVGAGTHHELMDGNDTYREIVLSQLTEAEAA, encoded by the coding sequence GTGCTCATAAAACTCCTGCGGGCCTATCTCGCTCCGTACAAGAAACCGCTCGCGGTGCTGGTCGTCTTCCAGTTGTTGCAGACCTCCGCGACCCTCTACCTCCCGACCCTCAACGCCGACATCATCGACAACGGTGTCGTCAAGGGGGACACGGGCTACATCCTCCAGTCCGGCGGCGTGATGCTCGTCGTCAGCATCGCCCAGGTGGTCTGCAACATCGGGGCGGTCTACATCGGTGCCCGTACCGCGTCCGCGCTCGGGCGCGATGTGCGTGCTTCGGTCTTCGACCGGGTGCAGTCGTTCTCCTCGCGCGAGGTCGGACGGTTCGGCGCCCCCTCGCTGATCACCCGTACGACCAATGACGTCCAGCAGATACAGATGCTGGTCCTGATGTCGTTCACGCTGATGGTGTCGGCCCCGATCATGTGCATCGGCGGCGTCGTCATGGCGCTCGGCCAGGACGTCCCGCTGTCGGCGGTGCTGCTCGCGGTGGTGCCGGTCCTCGGGATCGCGGTCAGCCTCATCGTGCGGAAGATGCGCCCGCTGTTCCGGCTGATGCAGGAGCGGCTCGACACGGTGAACCGGGTGCTGCGCGAGCAGATCACCGGCAACCGCGTCATCCGTGCCTTCGTCCGCGACGACTACGAGGAGGGGCGCTTCCGGGGCGCGAACACCGAGCTGACGGACGTGACGCTGTCCACGGGCCGGCTGATGGCGCTGATGTTCCCGACCGTGATGACCGTCGTGAACGTGTCCTCGATCGTCGTCGTCTGGTTCGGTGCGCACCGCATCGACAGCGGCGGGATGGAGATCGGCGCGCTGACCGCGTTCCTCGCCTATCTGATGCAGATCGTCATGTCGGTGATGATGGCCACCTTCATGTTCATCATGGTGCCGCGCGCCGAGGTCTGCGCCGAGCGCATCCAGGACGTCCTGGAGACCGATTCCAGCGTCGTCCCGCCCAGCGAGCCGGTGCGGGAGCTGCGCGCCCACGGCCATCTGGAGGTGCGCGGCGCGGACTTCCGCTACCCGGGCGCCGAGGAGCCGGTGCTGCGGTCGGTGGACCTTGTGGCGCGGCCGGGCGAGACGACCGCGATCATCGGGTCGACGGGCAGCGGGAAGTCGACGCTGCTCGGTCTCGTACCCCGGCTGTTCGATGTGTCGGACGGTCAGGTGCTGGTCGACGGGACGGATGTGCGGACGCTGGATCCGGTGCTGCTGGCGAAGACCGTGAGCCTGGTCCCGCAGAAGCCGTACCTGTTCTCCGGGACGGTCGCGACGAACCTGCGGTACGGGAACCCGGACGCGACCGACGAGGAGCTGTGGCACGCGCTGGAGGTCGCCCAGGCGAAGGAGTTCGTGGAGGGCCTGGAGCACGGGCTGGACGCGCCGATCGCGCAGGGCGGCACCAATGTCTCCGGCGGTCAGCGCCAGCGGCTCTCGATCGCGCGGACGCTGGTGCAGCAGCCGGAGATCTATCTCTTCGACGACTCGTTCTCGGCGCTGGACTACGCGACGGACGCGGCGCTGCGGGCGGCGCTGCTGCGGGAGACCGCGCGGGCGACGGTGGTGATCGTGGCCCAGCGGGTGTCCACGATCCGTGACGCCGACCGGATCATCGTGCTGGACGAGGGGCGGGTCGTCGGAGCCGGCACCCACCACGAGCTGATGGACGGCAATGACACCTACCGGGAGATCGTGCTCTCCCAGCTGACGGAAGCGGAGGCCGCGTAA
- the dnaG gene encoding DNA primase — protein sequence MAGRINDDDVKAVRDAVPIDAVVSEYLQLRNAGGGNLKGLCPFHDEKSPSFQVSPSKGLFHCFGCQEGGDTIAFVQKIDHLTFAEVVERLAAKAGITLRYEEGGYNPSHQRGERIRLVEAHKVAAQFYVDQLDGPEAEIGRKFLAERGFDQAAATHFGVGYSPAGWDHLTRFLRGKGFSDKELITSGLSQDGRRGPIDRFRGRLMWPIRDTAGDVVGFGARKLRDDDNGPKYLNTPETPIYKKSQVLYGIDLAKKDIAKSSRAVVVEGYTDVMACHLAGVTTAIATCGTAFGGDHIKILRRLLMDNGSARVIFTFDGDAAGQKAALRAFEDDQKFAAETYIAIAPDNMDPCDLRLAKGDDAVRDLVEPRTPLFEFALRQIVARYALETPAGRAAALDEAAQVVAKIKTGSIQREVAVQLAGFVGILDQEYVVHRVNQLAQWARGRGGDRRAPATRNGARHQQQVQAPPVVSGPALNLRSPAHRTERELLKLALQKPELVSPAFDAYGTDEFTAPPYAAVRECVAEAGGAEQGLGDNREYLVRVLDATPDETVRKLVTELAVEVFHGKSIDEAYAGEHLVKVRLRAVDRRINDVQSSLARLGSNVAPDHLAAAQNEVWVLQQYAQSLRNHGAAAL from the coding sequence GTGGCAGGCAGGATCAATGACGACGATGTGAAGGCGGTACGGGACGCGGTCCCGATCGACGCCGTCGTTTCCGAGTATCTCCAGCTGCGCAACGCCGGCGGGGGAAACCTCAAGGGCCTGTGCCCCTTCCACGACGAGAAGTCCCCCTCCTTCCAGGTCAGTCCGAGCAAGGGCCTCTTCCACTGCTTCGGCTGCCAGGAGGGCGGCGACACGATCGCCTTCGTGCAGAAGATCGACCACCTGACCTTCGCCGAGGTGGTCGAGCGGCTCGCTGCCAAGGCCGGCATCACCCTGCGCTACGAGGAGGGCGGCTACAACCCCTCCCACCAGCGCGGCGAGCGGATCAGGCTGGTCGAGGCGCACAAGGTGGCCGCCCAGTTCTACGTGGACCAGCTGGACGGCCCCGAGGCCGAGATCGGCCGGAAGTTCCTCGCCGAGCGCGGCTTCGACCAGGCCGCCGCCACCCACTTCGGCGTCGGCTACAGCCCGGCCGGCTGGGACCACCTCACCCGCTTCCTGCGCGGCAAGGGCTTCAGCGACAAGGAGCTGATCACCTCCGGCCTCTCCCAGGACGGCAGGCGCGGCCCCATCGACCGCTTCCGCGGCCGCCTGATGTGGCCGATCCGCGACACCGCGGGCGACGTCGTCGGCTTCGGCGCCCGCAAGCTGCGCGACGACGACAACGGCCCGAAGTACCTCAACACCCCCGAGACCCCGATCTACAAGAAGTCCCAGGTGCTCTACGGCATCGACCTGGCCAAGAAGGACATCGCGAAGTCCAGCCGGGCCGTCGTCGTCGAGGGCTACACCGACGTGATGGCCTGCCACCTCGCCGGGGTCACCACCGCCATCGCCACCTGCGGCACGGCGTTCGGCGGCGACCACATCAAGATCCTGCGCCGGCTCCTCATGGACAACGGCAGCGCCCGAGTGATCTTCACCTTCGACGGTGACGCGGCCGGCCAGAAGGCCGCCCTGCGCGCCTTCGAGGATGACCAGAAGTTCGCCGCCGAGACCTACATCGCCATCGCCCCCGACAACATGGACCCGTGCGACCTGCGCCTGGCCAAGGGCGACGACGCCGTCCGCGACCTGGTCGAACCCCGCACCCCGCTCTTCGAGTTCGCACTGCGCCAGATCGTCGCCCGCTACGCCCTGGAGACCCCGGCGGGCCGCGCCGCCGCCCTGGACGAGGCCGCCCAGGTCGTCGCCAAGATCAAGACGGGCAGCATCCAGCGCGAGGTCGCCGTCCAGCTGGCCGGCTTCGTCGGCATCCTGGACCAGGAGTACGTAGTCCACCGGGTCAACCAGCTCGCCCAGTGGGCGCGCGGCCGGGGCGGCGACCGGCGCGCCCCCGCCACCCGCAACGGCGCCCGCCACCAGCAGCAGGTCCAGGCCCCGCCCGTGGTCTCCGGCCCCGCGCTCAACCTCCGCAGCCCCGCCCACCGCACCGAGCGCGAGCTGCTCAAGCTCGCCCTCCAGAAGCCCGAGCTGGTCTCGCCCGCCTTCGACGCCTACGGAACCGACGAGTTCACCGCCCCGCCCTACGCCGCCGTGCGCGAATGCGTCGCGGAGGCCGGCGGCGCCGAACAGGGCCTCGGCGACAACCGCGAATACCTGGTCCGGGTGCTCGACGCCACCCCCGACGAGACCGTCCGCAAGCTGGTCACCGAGCTGGCGGTCGAGGTCTTCCACGGCAAGTCCATCGACGAGGCCTACGCCGGCGAGCACCTGGTCAAGGTCCGCCTGCGCGCCGTCGACCGCCGGATCAACGACGTCCAGAGCAGCCTGGCCCGCCTCGGCAGCAACGTCGCCCCCGACCACCTGGCCGCCGCGCAGAACGAGGTCTGGGTCCTCCAGCAGTACGCCCAGTCCCTGCGCAACCACGGCGCCGCCGCCCTCTGA